The window CCAGTGCTCAGCAGGTATTTTTTTCAAAACTATTACCAACTATATCGGTACCAACAGTGTTGACCGATGAAGCTCTACCACTGTGGCGGATTGATCGAGCAATACAAGACAACCCTGTGATTGTACTGTTTGCTAATACTGAATCAGTAGCAAAAATAACTACTAGATCTAAGCCTATTATTGAAAGAGGTATCTTTGGTGTGCAGGAATTTATGCGGGATCTACCAGTGGCTTCGGATATCTGTATTGTTTATGATGCGGTGCGTCTGTATGTCTATATTCGCTCTAGTGACACCCTTATTCATACGCCCCTCATAGGGTCGGTAGCTCAGGTTAAGAATTTGATTGTCAGCTTATTACCAATTACGTTGTATGTTCGTTCGCGCAGTGTCAGTCTTGAGGATCGAGCTCGAGTAATGTGTACTTTATTTGTCCAGATATCGCAAGCACCAGAGCAGACTTCGTCTGAATGGGTGCGCATTATCAGGCAAAAACTTAGCTAGACCGCTTCTGGCAAATAATTACGTTCTGGTGCTGTACTTGGAGCTGGAGATGTACTTGGGGTTGAGTCTGACTCTCGGCTACCCAAGCCAATCATGCGCAGAAGCTGATCAAAGAAAGATGGGGCATTACCAGGTAGGGCAGCATCATTGGTATTTTGAGCTGTGGCTATTTGTGGCTTCTGCTCTGGTCTGGTTGGCGACGGTTCTATCTGATTAGCCGTAATAATTAGGCGCTTCCAGCTTGTACCGGGAGGAGTGCAAGTAATGAGAGTTAGGATTGGATCAGTTGTTGGTTGCAAGACAGATATTTCGGTTGGAGCGACAATCTTTTTACTAGCCACCTGATAAACATAGCGTTTCTTTTGGTAGTTTACTTGAATTTGATCGCCTGGCTCGAGTTTTTCTAATAGTGCGAAGACAAATTTATAATTGCCCGGCTCCCACCAATCATTAGATGAGTGACCCACGATCACGGCATTACTTGGCTCGCCAGGTAGGGCTGTTCCAGCATAGTGAACTACACCATTACGTAGGGCATTTTGGATGGCGTTTTCAGCAATGGATGGCTCAAAGACGATTGGAGCATTAACGTTAAGTTTAGGGATGATAATAACATCTGGTGAATCAATTGGTTGGGCGGCGTTAGTTGAAGCAACCGGGGTAACAGTG is drawn from bacterium and contains these coding sequences:
- a CDS encoding class D sortase, encoding MSTPYPDEEKDHTKGAQNQHGTLSFSDLSSTPPPIQPTTHIPQNPNFETPKAPEHPETIKKTEIPAIPVFRNPNGNAHTADLAELGAPIEVPPANIEQPATELPKIRFNLSPNFDTFSAHGLQAEKEKSSATTLLGKIALKLKLATIFSRRNLRYAGVGLVSFAVFMLVFNFGTIGVQLCYQTKIDAICNVFGATPPQVATAPVSTPTVTPVASTNAAQPIDSPDVIIIPKLNVNAPIVFEPSIAENAIQNALRNGVVHYAGTALPGEPSNAVIVGHSSNDWWEPGNYKFVFALLEKLEPGDQIQVNYQKKRYVYQVASKKIVAPTEISVLQPTTDPILTLITCTPPGTSWKRLIITANQIEPSPTRPEQKPQIATAQNTNDAALPGNAPSFFDQLLRMIGLGSRESDSTPSTSPAPSTAPERNYLPEAV